The genomic stretch GCGAAAGAGAAATTATCAGGACCAATCCTGCCTATCCACGCTAAAATTCCTTTTTGTGATCATCTTCCTAATGCTAGGGATAGGGATTCATAGCACTTCTTTGGCCCAGGGCAGTCCGAATTTAGGAAAGACCGATCGATTGATGGAAATGGCCAAAACCTCCATCTCCAGCAGCGAATATGAAAAGGCCAATTATTATTTTCGCCAGATTATTGAAAGTAGTGCTTCCATCCCACCGGAAATGCCTTACTATTTCGCTGAGACCCTTTTCGAATTAAAGCAATACGACAATAGCGCGAAATTTCTCAACAAATATTTAGAAATAAACGGCTTCAAAGCTGAAAATTACGAAGCGGCCAAAAACCTCGAAAAAAAGTTAAAAGCCCCATTGGAGGCCATTGCGGCTTGTAAGCTATGTGACTCCAAAGGCTATCGGTACCAGCCTTGTCCTACTTGCCAAGGAGACAAAGTCATCCAACAAGATTGTAGTTACTGTAAAGGAAAAGGTATCGTAGGATGCAGCCGCTGTAAAGCCACGGGCATCGTCACCAAGAAAAATGTCTTCAACATCACTGAATATTATCAATGCTCCCGATGCAAAGGGGAAGGCAGGCTCACCTGCCCACGATGCGATGGTAGCCTAAAGGAAGTCAGTGCCTGTCACACCTGCTCAGGTTTTGGTGAAGTACATTCAGAAAAGCTGTGTGATCATCAAGTGCACCATGAGCACGCTGATGAGAAAACAACTGCACAATAATTCATTAAATAGATTACACTTATCATGTCTGACCATATTCCTCCTTGCCCAAAATGTAATTCAGCATTCACCTATCCTACAGGGATCTCCATGATGTGCCCTGAGTGTGGTCACGAGTGGAACCCAGAAACAGCAGCTGAGGAAGCAGAAGAAAGTTTAGATGTCAAGGATGCCAACGGAAATCCCCTCCAGGACGGCGACGATGTGGTAATGATCAAAAACCTCCCTGTAAAAGGGGCAGCCCACCCCATAAAAGCGGGCACCAAAGTAAAAAACATCCGTTTGGTGGATGGAGACCACAACATTGATTGTAAAATCCCCGGTTTTGGTGCAATGGCTTTAAAGTCCATTTTTGTAAAAAAAGCCTAGGGAAAAATCTTGCTATTGTATCTGGAACGGAGAAAGCAGGCGTTTTGATTTTTGCAAGGCAAGAATAAGAGGACAATTTGCAATAGGCAGTTCACTGTAACGGTATAGGAAACAGCTCTATACCCTTTACAATTGGAACAAACCACCTCTAATCAGAAACAAACTGCCGCACAGGGACAATCAACACTTCCAATCGTTTATCCAAGATCCCGTAAGCTTTTTGACTCGTTCACAATTTATGCACCACTATTTCCTGTGGCAGTTCTCAGTATATTAGCTGAGAAAATCCTATATTGCCGGAATAACTAGCTGATTGCTATTTTTTTATCAACCGACTTTATCTTATCATTATTTTATGGCCGAAAATCACGAAAAGCTGGACATACTTCTCAAAAAGCTGGAAGTACTACTGGAAAAACAAGAAGCATTTTCTAAGGAAGTCAATCAGCTACAATCTGAGATCCAGCAGCTAAAAGGAACGACTACCTCCACTGCAGAAAAGGAAAAACCTCAACCCAACATCCCCAAAACGGAACCAAAACTACGTCCTTTCCGCGAGCAGGCAAAGTCAAAAAAAGCAGCTCTGGACTGGGACTTCCCCCCCAAACCTCAAAAGTCAAAAACCGACTTTGAAAAGTTTATCGGAGAAAACCTTGCCAATAAGATCGGTATTATCATTGTCATCATCGGGGTCGCCATAGGAGCCAAATACACCATTGAAAACCATCTTATTGGTCCGCTGACCAGAATTATCATTGGCTACACCGTGGGCATTGGCCTCATGGGATTTGCCATAAAGCTAAAAGAGAAATACGAAAACTTCAGTGCTGTACTGCTCAGTGGAGCCATGGCAATCATGTATTTCATTACTTTTGCAGCATTTAGTTTTTATGGCTTGATCGGGCTTCCGGTAACCTTTATACTGATGGTCATATTCACAGCCTTTACGGTTCTGGCGGCATTGCATTACGATAAGCAGGTCATCTCACACATTGGACTGGTAGGTGCCTACGCCGTCCCTTTTCTTCTCAGCGATGGATCCGGCAATGTTGGTTTTCTCTTTTCCTATATTGCTATTATCAATGCGGGGATCCTCGTCATAGCCATCAAAAAATACTGGAAAGCACTTTACTATTCCGCTTTTGGACTGACCTGGGTCATCTATTTGGTATGGTTTATTTTCGAGTATGATCGACTGGATCATTTTGGTTTGGCCATGATATTTCTGGCAATATTTTTTATACTCTTCTACCTGGCATTCCTTGCTTATAAATTCCTTCAAAAAGAAAAGTTCAGTTCAGCAGACATTGTCATGCTGTTGAGCAATGCCTTTATCTTCTACGCGCTAGGATACGCACTCCTCGCAGACCACTCCGAAAAAGAGTCGTTTCTGGGAGTGTTCACACTTGCCAATGCTATTATTCATTTCTTGGTCAGCTTGCCCATTTATAGACGAAAACTCGCCGACCGTAACCTCTTCTATTTGGTTATAGGATTAGTCTTGATCTTTATTACCCTTGCTTTCCCGGTACAGTTGGATGGCAATTGGGTAACACTGCTATGGACTGGTGAAGCCGCATTGCTATACTGGATTGGGAGAACCAAGCAGGTAGCATTTTACGAAAAATTGGCCTATCCTCTCATGCTCATCGCCTTCTTCAGCCTGATCCAAGACTGGTCTATCGTTTATGGAAAGTATTCTTTTGAAATTGAAGCTAATCATTTCACCCCACTGATCAACATTCACTTTCTATCCTCACTGCTTTTTTTAGCAGGCTTTGGATGGATCTATTGGCTGCAGTCCAAAACGGATTTCTCACCGTCGTGGAAACCATCCAAGGGGACTGTCAATATCATTTCCTTTGGGATTCCTGCCATTCTACTCTTTAGTACTTTCTACACTTTCCTTGTAGAAATCAATGCCTATTGGCAGCAGCTGTATGTAAGGTCTGAGGTGGTGATAGGAAATATAGGTTTAACTACAGAAGGATCCGTTAGAAATGAGGATATATTGCATTTTAAGGCCGTTTGGGCTATCTGCTATTCGCTGTTCTTCCTGTCGGGATTGGCGTTTTTAAATTCCAAAAAGCTCCGCAGCCAGCCACTCGGCTGGGTAAACCTGGTTTTAATCGCCTTTACCTTACTGATCTTTCTGGCCAGTGGTCTTTATGCGTTAAGTGAGCTTAGGGTGACTTATCTGGATCCACCACATCCGGAATACTTCGTTTATGGCTTTGGAAATATCCTCATGCGATATATCTCCTTTGTTTTTGTAGGTATAGCCATAGTAGCTGCTTATCTCTACCAAAGACAACCCTTTATTAATCAACCGTTTGTAATGGAATTTGATTTTGGATTACACCTAACATTAGTATGGGCACTCAGTAGTGAACTGATTCATTGGATGGATATGGCCGGATGGTCCAAGCAATATAAGCTTGGGCTCAGCATCTTTTGGGGCATTTATGCGTTGACATTGATAGGAATTGGAATCTGGAAAAATAAAAAGTACCTGCGGATCGCAGCGATCGCGCTGTTTGGCCTTACGCTGCTCAAATTGTTTTTCTATGACATCAGTCACTTGGACACCATCGCCAAAACTGTGGTATTCATTTCCCTTGGCATTTTGTTGCTGATCATCTCATTTTTGTATAACAAATTCAAGCACATTATTTCTGATGAGACCAATCATTAAACTCCTTATCCCCCTTTACCTGCTAGTGTACCAGAATGCTTATGGACAAATCAAAAATTACGCTTATATGCGTGAATTGGAAGGCATCACAGATACGTGGCACCGAATCCCTTTACCGGGTGAGTTGTTCGGAAAAGTCAGCCAGCAGCTAGATGATCTCCGTATTTATGGCATCACAGCACAACAGGACACGATAGAAGCCCCTTACCTGCTCAGGTCCACTGCGCCAAAAGTAGACAAAACCTCTATAGATTTCAAAACGCTAAATATCTCGCAAAATGGCGGCCATCATTTTTTCACTTTTAAAGTAGCGGATGAAACGATCACGGACCATATTACCCTTGATTTTGGCCAACAAAACTTTGACTGGAAAGTCAAGCTGCATGGGAGCCATGACCAAAAAGAATGGTTCACCTTGCTGGAAGATTACAGGATACTTTCCATCAAAAATGCTTCCAATGATTTTCGGTTTACCACCTTGAAGTTCCCCGCATCCAATTATCCTTATTATCAGCTGACCATCCCCAGCAGCAAAAAGCCCAACCTGCAAAAGGCAACGCTAGAACGACAGGTCATCGCAAAAGGAAAGCTCCAAAATCACCAAGTCAGCAGCATTCACTCCCATCAGGATGATAAAACAAAATCAACGCATATCAATATAAAACTGGCCATGCCGGTACCGATAAGTCAGGTAAAGATCAATATCAATGAAGATGTGGACTATTATCGCCCGGTCACCATAAGCTACCTTTCGGACAGTGTAAAAACAGAAAAGGGCTGGCATTATCGGTATCGGCAGTTGGGTTCTGGGGTACTCAATTCACTCTCGGGCAACCAATTTGACCTGTCTCCAACCACGTTACAGCAACTCCTCATCACCATCCACAATCAGGACAATGCCCCCCTCAGGGTAAATGGTGTAGAAGCCAAAGGATTTGAATATTCGCTGATCGCCCGCTTTACGGTGCCGGCTGATTATTTTATAGTGTATGGCCAGGCCGATGCCACTGCACCGAATTATGATATTGCCCAATTCACGGAGAATATCCCCGCTTCACCAAAAGCACTAAATCTAAAACCAGCAGTTTCCATTAAAACAACTCCTGCTTCAACTACACAATCGCTATTTGAAAATAAAGCCTGGCTTTGGGCCATAATGGCTATCATCATTGTCGTTTTGGGTTGGTTTTCGCTCAAGATGATCAAAAAGGCCTAATCGCTGTGCAAATAGAAACGATATCCACAAAATGCACGAATGTTCGCAAATAATTATTGTTTCCGCACATTCAGTGAACACTTTCACTTCCCAATACAAAACAGCGTTTCGCCTTTGTTTACGGGTGGTGTGCCCACTTTATAAAGCACAATACCCGATGAAGGTGCTGAAATATCTTCCAGTTTCTCTCCAAAAATATTCGTGATATTACCCAGTACCTGCCCTTTGGTGACCTTGTCGCCGCTCTTTATTTTGCTATAAAAAAGCCCTGTGGAAGGACTTTTTAGATAAACTTGTGCCTCAAACCATTTTTGATTTACGGAACTGTTGATTTCAGACGGGTACATTCCCATGTCAGTAAGCATATTCATTACACCCGTGCTGATCATTTCGACCATAACAGGCTGTACACTTCCCAACTTTCCGGCTTCGATGCTTAAAGCCGTTTTCCCTTGCTGAACAGCCTCCTTAAAGGCGTATTCCGAGGGGGCATCCGGAGCCAGGGTGTAGGGATAGATCACATTGTATTCAAAATTGGCAGCTTCCGTAAGCTGATGCGCCAAGGCTACTTGCTCAGGCTTGTCGGTTCTATTGTAATAACATACGAACGGCAACAAATCCTCACTGGCATCACCACCATGAATATCCAAAAACACATCCGAAACGGGAATAACTTCCTGACTGATCCAGTATGCAATCTGCTCGGTAACAGTCCCTTCAGCTTTTCCGGGAAAAACACGGTTGAGATTTTTGCCATCCACTGGATTTGTAAAGACAGAGCGCCCATAAAATGCTGCTTCATTGGCCAAGGGAAGGATTACCAAAGTGCCGTGGAGTTTTTCAGGTTGGATCTTTTGCATAAGTTCCTGAACGGCCATAATAGGAGGATATTCAAAACCGTGAACACCGGCTACCATTGAAAACACCGGGCCATCATGCTTTCCTTTAATGACGGTCACAGCCAATGAATCTTCTTTGCCAAAATACACCACAGTATCCCTCCTACTTCCTAACGGAATGTCCTTAATCTGTTGAGCGTGCAAGATACCTGGCATACAACACACCACTATTGGAATAAAAAACCTTATAAATAGCTTTGGATTAATCATACTACCTCTTTCTTAAAGTTAAAATTGATTACGCTTCACCGATATACCGGGACATTGCCCCATGATCAAAGCCTTTGGAAAATAATTTCATAATTCCTTTCCTGGTAAGCCCTTTTCCGATTACTACTAAAAACGGCTTTTGATCCTTTTTACTTTCAACTGGTATAATGCTAAGCTGCTGGCCCACACTTTGTACCAAGTAAAGTCCCTTACTTTCATTGACACGGACAAAGCCTTTGATCCTATAAATCTGGTGATAATGAAGAAACAGCGACACGGTCAAGATACTTCGCAAACGACCAAGATCAAAAACGGCATCCTTAAAATCCAATAAAATGGATTTGACATCACTATGTGTATGGGGATGGGTTTCTTGATAATCAAACAACTGAGTGTCCCTTGTTAGATTCTGTGCCACCATCTCTTTGGTTACTTTACCGTGATTGGTAGGGAATACAACAGAAAGTGGGTTTATATGCTTGATTTTCTGTTCAAGGGATTTAGTGTAGCCATTAGCGACCATTGCTTCCTTATTCAGTAAAATCAGGTCAGCAATAGCCAATTGTCTTCCCGCCTCGGGCACTTGTGTCAAGCTGTCTTCGAATAAAACAGCATCTACCACCCCTATAACGCTCTTAACCACAAAATACTCACTAATCGTTTCGAAAATAAAAACACTTGCCAGTGCTCCGGGGTCTGCCAATCCTGAAGCTTCTATGAATACATTGTCTGGTGGTGTGGACAGCTCGGCAATCTCCCTTAGGACTGCATATAACTCCTCCCCCAATGAACAGCAAATGCAGCCATTGTTAAGCTCAAATACTCGCTCTTGTTTTAATTTCACCAAATTACCGTCTACGGATTCTGATCCAAACTCATTCTCAATCACCATGTTTTTTTGATTGGAGTATAGGATCAGCAAGTTATTAAGAACGGATGTTTTACCAGCCCCTAGAAAGCCAGTCAAGATAATGACATTTATTTTAGTTTCCTGCATAGCCATTTGCTTCACCTGATAAGTGTGGGTTCAAAGCGATTACGATGATGCAAACTTAATGGCTGCCAGTATATTTTGCAACAAAGTTGCAAATTTAATTCAACCTAAAAATTGTTGTGAGATGATGTTTTTCCCTTAATTCGTCCACACTTATTTGAGTAATACTGGTATGTGATTATACGAAATCGTGCCAGCAATCATTTTTTTGGTGCTATGTGATTTATAGTGGATAAGTAGAGCGGTATTGAGCTATTGGAATAGAAGTAATACGTGGACGGATAAATTTGGCTCTTATGCTCCTGATGCAGTCGATAATCATACATTCTTTCGGAGTCAGTACCTACGGCACTGTTAGGATACTACATTCACTTTCTATTACCAAGCTAATCCTCCTAACGGAGCATCACTGCTGCCCCTTCTGTCCGCTAAAAAGTGAGGTGGACGTCCTGGCGAATGCCGCTAGGCAATGAACTACCATGACCCAGAGCGATCGAGGTATCAAAATAATGTTAGTTGATTTGTATATAACCTTTTGTATTCTTTTTCTGTTCCTTGATCCTTTACGTAAGCCCTTATCACTTCTTCATTAGCGTATTGACCAACTGTCTTGGCGTAAAATCCACTTGTCCAAAATTCCCCTCCCCATAACTTCGCCTTGATTTCTGGAAACCTCTTGAACAATTCTTTTACCGTGATACTCTTCAACATCGTTATCATTTTTGAAACCGAATAGCTCGGAACACTTTGAACTAAAAAATGAACATGGTCCGGTTCGTGTCCTATCTCTACAAAATGTACTTCATATCGCTCCGAAATATCCAAGCAGATTTGCTTTAAACCTGACCCTATTTCATCTGTTATAACTGATTTCCTGTACTTCAATGGAAAAACCAGATGATACAACAATAGTGTCTTATTATGCATTTTGAAAATATGATCTCCCATTTCTCAAAAGTACACTTTTCAAAGTGTCATGAAAAACTCTCTGTTTTTCAAACTTTTCAGCTGAACCCCGACGCAGAGCGTCGAGGAATTCTTCAGATTAAAAAGTATATGATCATATAAGTGTTTCCCTAAAAGCTAATTTGAATTTTTCCGGATTCGATTCCTGATTCTTATAAACCTGCAAACTCGAACGGTTCAGTGTCTTCGAAATGATCCAGGGCATCTCCTTGGTAGGTCTCATTATTTGACAAAGCTAGTTTAAGTATTGAAGTAGTACCAAAATCTAGATTCTTGATATCGACCCAAAAAGTATTTGGTGTCATGACAGACTCAAAATAATACACCCGGTGCTTTTGATCTGAAACGGTACGCCATCTAGTAGAAGAAATATTTGGTTCATTTTCGGAGGATATACCATAAGGAACAGAACAATTCCTGATCACACTAAAAACACTCGCAACAGCTGTTCGTCTATCAGCTGTTTTGGGAATGGCGTTAATATAGTAAGAAGCTCGGACAAATCGATCTGCAGCATTATTGGTTCCTGGCAGCATCATCGTTCCTGGAATTCGTTCCCAATAAGCATTCAGGGCCAACTGTTGCTCGTAAACAGGAGAATTGGTCATCACCACATACGAGGGATCATGATGGATGACAAGCTTCCCTCCGACATACTCAAAAACAGCATTATCTCCTTTGGCATCTGAAATGGATAAATGACAGGTAGCAAACCTCTCCGTCCCAGGAATATTACTGGAAACAACCACAAAATCCTCCTTTTTCATCCTTTGCACAGCTTCGTCTACTGTGGCAAAGTTATCCAAAACGTATTGTGCCCAAGCAGCTATAGACAGTCCCTGTTGTTTTCCATCGTAGGAAGGATATTCTGATTCTGTCAGCCAGAGGATATTGGCCACTAAGCCTTCTTCGTTCATCCCATCTACAGTCGCTACATCGAATGAGCTGGCCACTATGCTTCCGTATTTGGAACGCCAGGTCAAAGAATTGGAGCCTACCTTCCCTTCGCGCTCCATATCCCGGGGAAAAATCCACAAGTTAACTGGAATTTCATCCTTCCAATCCATAGACCTTGCCGTAATCACCAAATTCCCTGGCCCCTTATACACCACACGTGTACATGGAACCGCTATGCGTACCAGGAAAAAGAAAACAAAAACAATCAACACATGCTTGGTCTTCATAACATCATTTCTTTTAACATTAAACAAGTACTTATCACCTACTCTAAACAAGCCAAAAAATGTAAAACAGGCCTCAGCAATGGGAAATCATTCAAAAATCAAATGGGACAACTCCATATTGCTGGTAAAATTTACAAAATAAATATAACTTTTTTGGTAAAAAATTACTGGTGTCCGAGAAAACAATCGTCAAATTGAAAAAAATCAACTGCTTTCACCCCTAAATCCCCTAAAGGGGATGGGGGCATATTAGGGATTGGAATAAAATCCCTCAAATTTCTATTTAAAGACAGTTTTTGATCATATTTGAAATTTAGTCGGGCGTCAGTAAAAAAAATATATTTATTTCACCTGTAAATGTAAAAACCGTAGCTCGTCCAATCCAAAACCAACGGACTTGTTAATCATTTTTGATCTTTCTGTTCATTACCACACAACATTTATTTTTGCCTCTCCTAAAAGGATTAAGTAAAAAAGGCCGATTATATGATGATATAAGCAAACAATCATCAAAATTTAAAATAATTACGTGAATAACGTGTTTATGTAATTAACAAGTAAATAATCAAGCATAAATGATATTAATCACCATCATTTTTCCCACCCTTCTTTCATTGGCATTTTCTTGGTTTGTAGGGGTTATGATTTGTCATTGGACCAAAGGCCATCACCTTTATTCCAAATATGGAAATCGTTTCCTGATCCATGACCGGAAATGGGAAAAGTTCATCGCCCTAAAATGGTTCGAGAAATTCATTTCTTATTTTCCATTAGAATATTGGGAGTTCAAATTGATGTATGGCAAAAAACAAGACAGCTATAGACTGGAGGAAATAAAAGAAAAGCACTTCACCCGCGAAATTGAATATATTATCGCCTTGATCGTCTTAACAGGTATTGCCATATTTATTTATTTCACCGGCAATACCCTGTTCTTTTACCTGCTCTTGACTGCCAATGTCTTTGGCAACATATACCCCTTTTTGGTCCATCAGCGCATCAGGAGGAAACTGAATAGAAACTAGGCTAAGATGGTTTTGAGCGCTGTTTGGTCACTCAGATTTAACCAATTAAATCGAGCAAAGGAATTTAATATGCCTCAATTGTCTCTTCTCCTTTTCTGAGTCCTTTTCCTGTTGCTTTCACATGGATTTTCCCGGCATTTTCAGGCGAAACGATAAGCGTGAGTTGTCCATTAAAAACCTTCATACTGGGCTTATGGAAAAGCTCCACGCTAGTTGGGTCACCATTTGCTACAGCCTTGAAGCTACCAGCGCCTTCCACAGTAAAAGACAATGAACGCTGATCTGTGGGGCAAACGCGCCCCTCTTTATCCACGACCTGCACACGGACAAAAGCCAGTTCTTGGCCATCCACAGACACTTTTTCTTTCTCAGGGACCAGTTTGATGTGATGTGCTTTTCCTGCTGTAGACAGGACTTTTTCAGCCGCCCTGTGTCCTTTGTCATCGTAGGCTATCACCTTCACCTCACCAGGAAGATAGGCCACATCCATCCACATCAGTCTGTAGCGTTCCTGCAGGCTACCTTCCTTGGTCTTGGTCTTTTTTCCTTGGCTCTTGCCGTTAATGAAGAGTTCGGCAGATGGATAGTTGGTATAAACGAATACAGGAGTTTTCTTACCTTCTCTTCCTTCCCAATTCCAATGCGGTAAAATATGAAGGGTTTCTTCTTCCGGCTTCCACACACTTTTGTACAAATAGTACCTGTCCTTGGGAATTCCTGCCAAGTCTACAATCCCGAACATCGAACTGTGATTGGGCCAAGCATCAGTATCGTATGGGGTGGGCTCTCCCAAATAGTCAAACCCGGTCCACACAAACTGTCCCAAGGTCCAGTCGTAGTCTTCTGCAAGCGCAAAATCATCCTCTGGGAGATTTGACCAGCTGCAGTATTCCAATCCATAAGCACTGGATTGTTGGTCATCATGGATCACCTGTGCGCCCTTTTCTACCGGAAAATGATACACTCCCCTGGAGCTTACCGTAGATCCTGTCTCTGAGCCAAGCACCAAACTGTGCGGCAGCTTTTCATAGCCTTCCTGATACCGATGTGTCCGGTAATTAAAACCAGTAACATCGATCATCGCAGCAAAACCATTGTCCAATACGCAGGAAATGCGGTCCATTCCAGCGGTGACCAACCGGGTAGGATCCTCGCGGTGGCAGATATCCTGTAGGAATTTGGCTACTTTATACCCGTCAGCGCTGCACTGTGTAGGCACTTCATTGCCGATACTCCACATCACCACGCTTGGATTGTTTCGGTAATGACGCACCATATTGACCAGGTCTTTTTCTGCCCACTCTTCAAAGAAGCGATGATAACCGTTTTTGCATTTGGCTACATCCCATTCATCAAAGGACTCCACCATCACCATCAATCCCATCTCGTCGCATAGTGCCACCAATTCCGGAGCTGGCATATTATGTGAAGTCCGTATGGCATCAGCGCCCATGTCTTTCATGAGCCGCAGCTGTCTCTTGATAGCGGAGCGGTTGACCGCGGCTCCTAAGGGTCCTAGGTCATGGTGAAGATTTACACCTTGGAATTTCCTTTGCTTCCCGTTGAGGAAAAAACCTTTATCTGCAATAAATTCAATTTTCCGAATACCAAATCGCGTTGTAAACTCATCTATCTCCTTACCATCAATGGAAATGGTGGACTTGGCAAAATACAACTGTGGCGTTTCAGGTGACCAAAGTAGAGGGTCATTCACCGTCAAAAACTGCTCAAGTGGCCGACCGTGATTAAGTTTTTGGGTGTTCTCTTTTTGTGTCACCTCTTTTCCTGCAGCATCGGTAATGATCGTTTTGATAGTGATGTCTGTACCTTCTGGTACATTCTTCACCTCCGTTTTCACATTGACCGATGCATATTCCCCAGAGACATGCGGTGTGGTCACAAAAGTCCCCCAAATGGGCACATGCGTTTTAGGAGTAACTTGCAGATGTACATTACGGTAAAGCCCGGCTCCCGGGTACCATCGAGAAGATTGCTCCTTGTTTTCCAGCCTTACGGCCAATTGGTTTTCCGCCCCGTCTGTATTGAGGTAATCCGTCACATCGAAGTAAAATGAATTATAGCCATAAGGCCAAAAACCAACTTTTTCCCCATTGACATACACTTGTGCCTCGCTCATTGCCCCATCAAAAACCAGCTTTACCCGTTTTATTTCCGGATCAAAATCAGGTACCTCAAAAGTTCTTCTGTACCAGCCCACGCCCATGTAGGGCAAACCACCTGTTCTCCCGGTTTTCTTTGTGGCCACTTTCTCGCCATTTTGGCTTACAGCCACGATTTGTAAGTCATTGTTCTCATCAAAAGGCCCGTATATAGCCCAATCATGAGGAACGCTCACCGCTTCCCAGGCACCATCATCAAAATCCTTCTTAAATGCTCCTTCTTGCTCCCCTTTACTGAACTTCCAACCTTCTTCTAGGGGCCAGGATTTCCGGGTATTTTGGGCAAAGATGAAAGAGGGAATACAGGCCACTAAAAGCAGACAAGAAATAGCTAATGGGAAACGCATGATCTTCATATTATTGGTTAAGCTAAAAATAAATATAGTTACTTTAAGGATACCTCCTTTAACACACCTGAAAATTCCAACCTCATTGTGCTGTACTGTGCTGTTTTCTTAGGTAAGCTCTCAACAATCGCTGACTGTCCCTATCGTCTGTTTTGGGCTGAATGATAGTGCTTAAATGAACATCCTTTTCTAGCTCCCCCTTAAAATACCCATAGCCTCGGTAAACACCATTTTCAATCAAGACCACCCCTCTCTCCCCTGCTGTTCTTCCTTCCAGCAGAATGGTTCGATCCTCTTTGGGAAGGCTGATATCTTGGACAAATTGCCGCACCCTATCATTATAAACCCAAGTGGGCTCTTCTCCTAGGCAGGCACCTTTACATGTTTTTAAGGAGTATTGGAAGCAGGCTCCGCTGGAAGGGTACAACCCATTTATTTTTTGACAAAGTTGATACTGCTCTGTTACACGAAAAAGGTATTCCTTTCCTTCGGATTTGGCTGTGAAAGCCATCAATTCCCGCTGGTCTTTATTGATTTTTTTCAATTGCAAGGCCATATATCCTTCCGCAGTATCCACCAAGTAAAGCCCCCACAAAAAAACACTTCTTCTCAAAGCTCGGTTAAAAACAGGCTTGTGGACTTTGATCAGTTCTGACTCTCTCAGTAAGGCCATCAGTTCATTGCCCATGTTTTCATACTTCACCTGATCCACCTGATTTTGCATCCTTAAGGCCTTGGAAGTAGTATTATGGAAATGCTGGTGGAGTCGTTTTCTGATATCGTTGCTTTTGCCGATGTAGAGGATCCGACCACTTCGGTCCACAAAAAAATATACCCCCGTAATGGCCGGAGGTATATTGCTTAGGATATTTTTTAAGTTATCTGATAACATTTATTACCTGCCTAAACTATTTATGAATATGGGATCCTATTGCTCAGAAAGACTATCGGTCCGCATTAAGTTAAGTGCTATTAAATTAACCCACAAACAGTGGAAATGTTATAAGTTTTTCGGCTAATTGTAGAACTGAGGAATTGTACGTTTCACGAGTTCTTTATCTACACCGCTGTTCAAGTGGCCGGAATCTTTTTTTCGTTTTGCAGAAGCCTTT from Echinicola soli encodes the following:
- a CDS encoding GIY-YIG nuclease family protein, whose translation is MLSDNLKNILSNIPPAITGVYFFVDRSGRILYIGKSNDIRKRLHQHFHNTTSKALRMQNQVDQVKYENMGNELMALLRESELIKVHKPVFNRALRRSVFLWGLYLVDTAEGYMALQLKKINKDQRELMAFTAKSEGKEYLFRVTEQYQLCQKINGLYPSSGACFQYSLKTCKGACLGEEPTWVYNDRVRQFVQDISLPKEDRTILLEGRTAGERGVVLIENGVYRGYGYFKGELEKDVHLSTIIQPKTDDRDSQRLLRAYLRKQHSTAQ